One segment of Cynocephalus volans isolate mCynVol1 chromosome 8, mCynVol1.pri, whole genome shotgun sequence DNA contains the following:
- the IL22RA1 gene encoding interleukin-22 receptor subunit alpha-1: protein MRTLLTTLAVGALAAHLAEDTSDLLQHVKFQSSNFENILTWDSGPESAPDTVYSVEYKTYGEREWLAKEGCQRITRKSCNLTVETGNLTELYYARVTAISAGGRSATKMTDRFSSLQHTTIKPPDVTCIPKVRSVQMIVHPTPTPVHTANGHQLTLEDIFHDLFYRLKLHINHTYQMHLGGKQREYEFFGLTPDTEFLGTTTIFVPTWSKESAPYVCRVKTLPDRTWTYSFSGAFLFSMGFLVAVLCYLSYRYVTKPPAPPNSLNVQQVLTFQPLRFIPEHILIPVFDFGGPSSLAQPVQYSQVKASGPSEPPRAPQRHSLPEIAYLGQPDITVLHASNMSPHQTLPPLSYAPKPAPEIRPSSYAPQVISETKPPFCTPRAISKVQPPSYTSQATPDGWPTSYGVCMEGSSKDSPTMTLCSPKHLKPKGQLQKEASAGSSTPGGLSLQGLTSLAMEELQEAELFHQPLGVCMDTAPDLNVLHSGEPGTPRYLKGQLPLLSSVQIEGHPVSLPLDTLSRPCSPLDQGPSPWGLLESLVCPKDEGLVSDIGAKSPDPGASDLEQPPELDSLFRGLALTVQWEP from the exons ATGAGGACACTACTGACCACGCTGGCTGTGGGAGCCCTGGCCG CGCATCTTGCAGAGGACACCTCAGATCTTCTTCAGCATGTGAAATTCCAGTCCAGCAACTTCGAAAACATCTTGACATGGGACAGCGGGCCTGAAAGCGCCCCAGACACTGTCTACAGCGTTGAGTATAAGAC GTACGGAGAGAGAGAGTGGCTGGCAAAGGAGGGCTGCCAGCGGATCACCCGGAAATCCTGCAACCTCACCGTGGAGACAGGCAACCTCACGGAGCTCTACTATGCCAGGGTCACCGCCATCAGCGCAGGAGGCCGGTCAGCCACCAAGATGACTGACAGGTTCAGTTCGCTGCAACACA CTACCATCAAACCACCTGATGTGACCTGTATCCCCAAAGTGAGATCCGTTCAGATGATTGTCCATCCTACCCCCACGCCCGTCCACACAGCCAATGGCCACCAGCTAACCCTAGAGGACATCTTCCACGACCTGTTCTACCGCTTAAAGCTCCACATCAACCACACCTACCAAATG CATCTTGGAGGGAAGCAGAGAGAATATGAGTTCTTTGGCCTGACCCCTGACACGGAGTTCCTTGGGACCACCACGATTTTCGTTCCTACCTGGTCCAAGGAGAGCGCCCCCTACGTGTGCCGAGTGAAGACGCTGCCAG ATCGGACGTGGACCTACTCCTTCTCAGGTGCCTTCCTCTTCTCCATGGGCTTCCTCGTCGCGGTGCTCTGCTACCTGAGCTACAGATACGTCACCAAGCCACCTGCACCTCCCAACTCCCTG AATGTCCAGCAAGTATTGACCTTCCAGCCGCTGCGGTTCATCCCTGAGCACATCCTGATCCCTGTCTTTGACTTCGGTGGCCCCAGCAGTCTGGCCCAGCCCGTCCAGTACTCCCAGGTCAAGGCCTCTGGGCCCAGTGAGCCCCCCAGAGCTCCACAGCGGCATAGCTTGCCTGAGATTGCCTACTTAGGGCAGCCAGACATCACTGTCCTCCACGCCTCCAACATGTCACCTCACCAGACACTCCCTCCACTGTCCTATGCCCCAAAGCCTGCTCCTGAGATCAGGCCCTCATCCTATGCACCTCAGGTAATCTCTGAAACTAAGCCCCCATTCTGCACTCCACGGGCCATCTCTAAGGTCCAGCCTCCCTCCTATACCTCTCAGGCCACTCCAGACGGCTGGCCTACTTCCTATGGGGTGTGCATGGAAGGCTCTAGCAAAGACTCCCCCACTATGACACTCTGTAGTCCCAAACACCTCAAGCCTAAAGGTCAGCTCCAGAAAGAGGCCTCAGCTGGAAGCAGCACCCCAGGTGGCCTTTCTCTGCAGGGGCTGACCTCCTTGGCTATGGAAGAACTCCAAGAAGCAGAACTATTCCACCAGCCTCTGGGGGTTTGCATGGACACAGCCCCTGACCTCAATGTGCTACACAGTGGGGAGCCAGGGACACCACGGTACCTAAAGGGCCagctccccctcctctcctctgtccAGATTGAGGGCCACCCTGTGTCCCTCCCTTTGGACACTCTTTCCCGCCCATGTTCCCCCCTGGACCAGGGTCCGAGTCCATGGGGCCTGCTGGAGTCCCTTGTGTGTCCCAAGGACGAGGGTCTAGTGTCTGACATTGGGGCCAAGAGCCCAGACCCTGGGGCCTCAGACCTGGAGCAGCCCCCAGAGCTGGATTCTCTTTTCAGAGGTTTGGCCCTGACTGTGCAGTGGGAGCCCTGA